In the Shewanella sp. OMA3-2 genome, one interval contains:
- a CDS encoding amino acid aminotransferase, with amino-acid sequence MFELLTALPADPILGLLTQYRADNHSHKVDLGVGVYKDPKGHTPILDCVKVAEQRRIDTEDTKVYIGPTGSPLFNQLMTELAFGKSHLALLANRIRTVSTPGGTGALRVAADFIKRCRPNAVLWVSDPTWANHTGLFEAAGITVKTYPYYDYDTKTLKFEQMMTALKQVSKDDVVLLHACCHNPSGMDLTTAQWDEVIKVTAHQGFTPLVDMAYQGFGDGVDEDAYGVREMAKAVENMILCSSCSKNFGLYRERIGACSIIGKDAAQSDVAFSVLLYVVRCIYSMPPAHGAAIVETILADETLKQQWLDELAVMRNRINGNRAMLVNKLIEQGVSQDFSFIAAQKGMFSFLGINQTQVETLKSQHSIYMVGSSRISIAGISESNVDYLAKSIASIL; translated from the coding sequence ATGTTTGAATTATTAACAGCCTTACCAGCCGATCCTATTTTAGGATTATTAACCCAATACCGTGCAGATAATCACTCTCATAAAGTTGATTTAGGTGTAGGCGTCTATAAAGATCCAAAGGGTCACACACCTATTCTAGATTGTGTCAAAGTTGCAGAGCAGCGTCGTATCGATACTGAAGATACTAAGGTCTATATTGGTCCAACGGGCTCCCCTTTATTTAATCAATTAATGACTGAACTGGCTTTCGGTAAAAGCCACCTGGCTCTTCTAGCGAACCGTATTCGAACTGTTTCAACCCCTGGTGGCACTGGCGCGCTGCGTGTTGCTGCAGACTTCATTAAACGCTGTCGCCCTAATGCTGTGTTATGGGTTAGCGATCCTACATGGGCTAACCATACCGGTCTATTTGAAGCAGCGGGGATCACTGTTAAAACGTATCCTTATTACGACTACGATACTAAGACGCTTAAATTTGAACAAATGATGACCGCGTTGAAACAGGTTTCAAAAGATGATGTCGTGCTATTACATGCTTGTTGTCATAACCCAAGTGGTATGGATTTAACCACAGCACAATGGGATGAAGTCATTAAGGTGACTGCACACCAAGGTTTTACGCCATTAGTTGATATGGCCTATCAAGGTTTTGGTGACGGTGTAGATGAAGATGCCTACGGCGTGCGAGAAATGGCTAAAGCCGTTGAGAACATGATTTTATGTAGTTCGTGTTCAAAAAACTTTGGCTTGTACCGTGAACGTATCGGAGCTTGTTCGATTATTGGTAAAGATGCTGCCCAGTCTGATGTGGCTTTTTCAGTATTGTTGTATGTTGTTCGTTGCATTTACTCAATGCCGCCGGCACATGGGGCTGCAATTGTTGAAACCATATTGGCTGATGAAACATTAAAACAACAGTGGCTTGATGAATTGGCTGTGATGCGTAATCGCATTAATGGTAATCGCGCTATGTTAGTTAACAAACTGATTGAACAGGGTGTTAGCCAGGATTTCAGCTTTATTGCCGCGCAAAAAGGAATGTTCTCTTTCTTAGGCATTAACCAAACTCAAGTTGAAACACTTAAATCTCAACACAGTATTTATATGGTCGGTTCTAGCCGGATAAGTATCGCAGGGATCAGTGAGTCGAATGTGGATTATCTTGCTAAATCAATTGCATCAATATTATAA
- the rpsA gene encoding 30S ribosomal protein S1 — translation MTESFADLFEQSLLTLEFRPGSIVRGTVVAIENGMVLVDAGLKSESPINADEFKNAQGVLEIQVGDEVDVALDSVEDGFGETQLSREKAKRHEAWIVLEKAYEDAETVIGIINGKVKGGFTVELNGIRAFLPGSLVDVRPVRDTAHLEYKELEFKVIKLDQKRNNVVVSRRAVIESESSAERDALLENLQEGQAVKGIVKNLTDYGAFVDLGGVDGLLHITDMAWKRVKHPSEIVNVGDEINVKVLKYDRERTRVSLGLKQLGEDPWLEISKRYPESTRLTGRVTNLTDYGCFVEIEEGVEGLVHVSEMDWTNKNIHPSKVVNLGDEVEVLVLDIDEERRRISLGLKQCKVNPWDDFATKFNKGDKVSGKIKSITDFGIFIGLDGGIDGLVHLSDISWNGTGEDAVSEYKKGDEIHAVVLSVDPERERISLGVKQTEDDPFNAYLADKKKGTVVHGTVAAVDAKGVTVELADTVEGYIRVADISAERIEDASTVYSVGDAIEAKFMGVDRKNRSISLSIKAKDEAEQKEAIATLNKQDDAVISNAMAEAFKAARK, via the coding sequence ATGACTGAATCTTTTGCTGATCTATTTGAACAATCCCTTCTAACTCTGGAGTTTCGTCCAGGTTCTATCGTTCGTGGTACTGTTGTTGCCATCGAAAACGGTATGGTACTTGTTGACGCAGGCCTTAAGTCTGAAAGCCCAATCAATGCTGACGAATTCAAAAACGCACAAGGCGTTTTAGAAATTCAAGTTGGCGATGAAGTTGATGTTGCGCTTGACTCTGTTGAAGATGGCTTCGGTGAGACTCAATTGTCTCGCGAAAAAGCTAAGCGTCATGAAGCTTGGATCGTTCTAGAAAAAGCGTACGAAGATGCTGAAACTGTAATCGGTATCATCAATGGTAAAGTTAAAGGCGGTTTCACTGTTGAATTAAACGGTATCCGTGCCTTCTTACCAGGTTCTCTAGTTGACGTGCGCCCAGTTCGCGACACCGCTCACTTAGAGTACAAAGAATTAGAATTCAAAGTTATCAAGCTTGATCAGAAGCGCAACAACGTTGTTGTTTCTCGTCGTGCTGTTATCGAATCAGAAAGCAGTGCTGAGCGTGATGCACTTCTTGAAAATCTACAAGAAGGCCAAGCAGTTAAAGGTATCGTTAAGAACCTTACTGACTACGGTGCATTCGTAGATTTAGGTGGTGTTGACGGTCTATTACATATCACTGATATGGCGTGGAAACGTGTTAAGCACCCATCTGAAATCGTTAATGTTGGTGACGAAATCAACGTTAAAGTACTTAAGTACGATCGTGAACGCACTCGTGTGTCACTAGGTCTTAAGCAACTTGGCGAAGATCCATGGTTAGAAATCAGCAAGCGCTACCCAGAAAGCACACGTCTTACTGGTCGCGTAACTAACTTAACTGACTACGGCTGTTTCGTGGAAATCGAAGAAGGCGTTGAAGGTTTAGTACACGTTTCTGAAATGGATTGGACTAACAAAAACATTCACCCATCTAAAGTTGTTAACTTAGGTGATGAAGTTGAAGTGTTAGTATTAGACATCGATGAAGAACGTCGTCGTATTTCTCTTGGCCTTAAACAGTGTAAAGTTAACCCATGGGATGACTTCGCAACTAAGTTTAACAAAGGCGACAAAGTATCTGGTAAGATCAAGTCAATCACTGACTTCGGTATCTTTATCGGTCTTGACGGTGGAATCGATGGTCTTGTTCACTTATCTGATATTTCTTGGAACGGTACTGGCGAAGATGCAGTGTCTGAATACAAGAAAGGCGACGAAATCCATGCAGTGGTTCTTTCAGTAGACCCAGAGCGTGAACGTATCAGCTTAGGCGTTAAGCAAACTGAAGATGATCCATTCAATGCATATTTAGCTGACAAGAAGAAAGGCACCGTAGTACACGGTACCGTTGCTGCTGTTGATGCTAAAGGTGTTACAGTTGAACTAGCTGATACTGTTGAAGGTTATATCCGTGTTGCTGATATTTCTGCTGAGCGCATCGAAGATGCATCTACTGTATACTCAGTAGGTGATGCTATCGAAGCTAAGTTCATGGGCGTAGATCGCAAGAATCGTTCTATCAGCTTATCTATCAAAGCGAAAGATGAAGCAGAACAGAAAGAAGCTATCGCTACTTTGAACAAGCAAGATGACGCGGTTATCAGCAATGCAATGGCTGAAGCGTTTAAAGCGGCTCGTAAGTAA
- the ihfB gene encoding integration host factor subunit beta: protein MTKSELIEKLATRQSQLSAKEVEAAIKEMLDQMATTLEGGDRIEIRGFGSFSLHYRAPRVGRNPKTGTSVELDGKYVPHFKPGKELRERVDAVNQ from the coding sequence ATGACAAAATCTGAACTTATCGAAAAACTCGCCACTAGGCAGTCGCAACTGTCGGCGAAAGAGGTTGAAGCTGCCATAAAAGAAATGTTGGACCAAATGGCGACAACATTAGAAGGCGGAGATCGAATAGAAATCCGTGGATTTGGTAGTTTTTCTCTTCATTATCGTGCACCACGTGTTGGCCGTAATCCTAAAACTGGTACCTCAGTTGAGTTGGATGGCAAATATGTACCGCACTTTAAGCCAGGCAAAGAACTGCGCGAACGTGTCGATGCGGTTAATCAATGA
- a CDS encoding lipopolysaccharide assembly protein LapA domain-containing protein, whose product MKSFFAILIIGLLFILALLFGAKNEQIVTLSYFIAEGQYRLPVVLAVVFLSGFMLSWLLASFYIMKMKLALRKANKSLSKLGHIATVPTERTAEQLNADTIS is encoded by the coding sequence GTGAAGTCTTTTTTTGCAATCCTTATTATTGGGCTGTTGTTTATTTTGGCATTATTGTTTGGCGCTAAGAATGAGCAGATAGTGACATTGAGTTATTTTATCGCAGAAGGTCAGTACCGTTTGCCGGTTGTGCTAGCTGTAGTATTTTTATCAGGTTTTATGTTGAGTTGGCTATTAGCCAGTTTTTACATCATGAAAATGAAGTTGGCACTGCGTAAAGCCAATAAAAGCCTAAGCAAGCTTGGTCATATTGCGACTGTGCCAACTGAGCGCACAGCAGAGCAACTTAATGCGGATACCATTAGCTAA
- the lapB gene encoding lipopolysaccharide assembly protein LapB: protein MLEILFLLLPIAAGYGWYMGRRSILQRDSQKSKKLSRDYFTGLNFLLSNESDKAVDLFISMLDVDDETIDTHLSLGSLFRKRGEVDRSIRIHQNLIARPNLTAEQRDIAMMELGKDYMAAGFYDRAEEIFLNLVNQDDHSEEAESQLISIYQVTKEWQNAIDVTKKLPKKRQQVFKVTTAHFYCQLADEATDQLVKIKKLQLAIKQDANCGRAWLALANIYLDSDQTSECKQSLQQLIDADIALFPDSIKIAKQVYRQSSDCEGYEQLLNRALKQGAGASVAIALAEHQISKNNSDTAEAMMLDNLYRHPTMKGFQHLMKLHIKQAEDGKAKQSLSMLEKLVEQQIKFRPGYRCRECGFPAHALYWHCPSCKHWGSIKRIKGLDGE, encoded by the coding sequence ATGCTTGAGATTTTGTTCTTATTATTGCCTATCGCAGCCGGTTATGGCTGGTACATGGGGCGCAGAAGTATTCTGCAACGCGATAGTCAAAAAAGTAAAAAGCTAAGCCGTGACTATTTTACCGGCTTAAATTTTTTGCTTTCTAATGAGTCAGATAAAGCCGTAGATCTCTTTATTAGTATGTTAGATGTTGATGATGAAACAATTGACACTCATCTTTCATTAGGGTCGTTATTTCGCAAGCGAGGGGAGGTTGACCGTTCTATCCGTATTCATCAAAATCTTATTGCTAGACCAAACCTAACGGCAGAACAACGTGATATAGCGATGATGGAGTTAGGTAAAGATTATATGGCTGCTGGTTTTTATGATAGAGCAGAAGAAATATTTCTTAATCTCGTTAATCAAGATGATCACAGTGAAGAAGCCGAATCACAGCTTATTTCAATTTATCAGGTCACCAAGGAATGGCAAAATGCCATTGATGTGACCAAAAAATTGCCCAAAAAACGCCAACAAGTATTTAAAGTCACCACTGCACATTTCTACTGTCAGCTTGCTGATGAAGCGACAGACCAGCTCGTCAAAATTAAAAAACTTCAACTAGCCATTAAACAAGATGCTAATTGTGGTCGCGCATGGCTTGCTCTAGCGAATATTTATCTTGATAGCGATCAAACAAGTGAATGTAAACAGTCATTACAGCAATTAATTGATGCTGATATAGCACTGTTTCCAGATAGTATAAAAATTGCTAAGCAAGTATATCGCCAGTCATCTGATTGTGAGGGCTATGAGCAACTTTTGAACCGAGCATTAAAACAAGGTGCTGGTGCCAGTGTCGCAATTGCATTGGCAGAACATCAGATTTCAAAAAATAATAGTGATACAGCAGAAGCAATGATGTTAGATAATTTATATCGACATCCTACCATGAAAGGTTTTCAGCACTTAATGAAGTTACATATTAAGCAAGCTGAAGATGGTAAAGCTAAACAAAGCTTGTCTATGCTTGAAAAGTTAGTTGAACAACAAATTAAGTTTCGACCTGGCTACCGCTGCCGAGAGTGTGGCTTTCCTGCCCATGCCTTATATTGGCATTGTCCTTCTTGTAAGCATTGGGGCAGCATTAAGCGAATAAAAGGGCTTGATGGGGAATAG
- the pyrF gene encoding orotidine-5'-phosphate decarboxylase, with translation MTNKPIVVALDYNNKAEALTLIDKLDPALCRLKIGKEMFTLFGPTLVNDIHQRQFDLFLDLKFHDIPNTVAKAVSAAADLGVWMTNVHASGGLAMMQAAKKSLQEYGKDAPLLIAVTVLTSMSDEDLALLGINVPAFEHVLRLAKLTHQAGLDGVVCSAQEAKLLKSTFGQNFNLITPGIRPVGSDAGDQHRIMTPPQAIAAGSDYLVIGRPITQAVDPLAALTAIHQSLQV, from the coding sequence ATGACTAATAAACCTATTGTTGTGGCTTTAGATTATAACAACAAAGCTGAAGCCTTAACGCTTATTGATAAACTTGATCCTGCCTTATGCCGGTTAAAAATTGGCAAAGAAATGTTCACCTTATTTGGGCCTACACTCGTTAACGATATTCATCAGCGTCAATTTGATTTGTTTTTAGACCTCAAATTTCATGACATTCCTAATACCGTAGCTAAAGCCGTTAGTGCTGCTGCTGATCTGGGTGTGTGGATGACGAATGTGCACGCAAGTGGTGGTTTAGCCATGATGCAAGCTGCAAAAAAATCCCTACAGGAATATGGCAAAGATGCGCCATTATTGATTGCTGTGACCGTATTAACCTCAATGTCTGATGAAGACTTAGCTTTACTTGGAATAAATGTCCCCGCATTTGAACATGTATTGCGTTTAGCTAAGTTAACACATCAAGCGGGTTTAGACGGTGTGGTGTGCTCTGCCCAAGAAGCCAAATTATTGAAATCGACTTTCGGTCAAAATTTTAACTTAATTACCCCAGGCATTCGCCCTGTTGGCAGTGATGCAGGCGATCAACATAGAATTATGACGCCACCACAAGCTATTGCAGCAGGTTCTGATTATTTAGTCATAGGTAGACCGATTACCCAGGCCGTCGATCCTCTTGCTGCGCTGACGGCAATACATCAATCTTTACAAGTCTAG
- a CDS encoding SDR family oxidoreductase yields the protein MFDYTSQNVVVVGGTSGINLHLAISFAQAGANVAVASRNTDKVNAAVELLKQANPNGTHIGVSFDVRDESALAIGFATIAQTYGHIDVLVSGAAGNFPASAAKLSNNGFKSVIDIDLIGSFQVLKQAYPLLKRPKASVIQISAPQAYIAMPLQAHVCAAKAGVDMLTRTLALEWGIEGIRINSIVPGPIEGTEGFNRLAPSEALQQKVASSVPLQRNGQKQDIANAALFLASDMASYITGVVLPVDGGWSLGGASIAMNELGSLAAKHGL from the coding sequence ATGTTTGATTATACAAGTCAGAATGTCGTTGTTGTGGGTGGTACTTCAGGTATCAATTTACACCTTGCCATTAGCTTTGCGCAAGCTGGAGCCAATGTTGCTGTCGCCAGTCGAAATACAGATAAAGTGAATGCTGCAGTAGAATTGTTAAAACAAGCCAACCCGAATGGCACTCACATCGGCGTCAGTTTTGATGTACGAGATGAAAGTGCTTTAGCGATAGGGTTTGCCACAATTGCGCAGACCTATGGTCATATTGATGTATTAGTCAGTGGTGCGGCTGGTAATTTTCCAGCCAGTGCAGCTAAGTTGTCTAATAATGGCTTCAAGTCGGTGATCGATATTGATCTTATTGGCAGTTTTCAAGTGCTTAAACAAGCTTATCCTTTACTAAAACGCCCTAAGGCTTCTGTTATTCAAATATCAGCACCTCAAGCCTATATCGCCATGCCCTTACAGGCTCACGTTTGCGCAGCAAAAGCTGGAGTGGATATGTTAACCCGCACTTTAGCTTTAGAGTGGGGAATAGAAGGAATCAGAATAAATTCAATTGTGCCTGGACCAATTGAGGGGACCGAAGGGTTTAATAGACTGGCACCCAGTGAAGCATTACAACAAAAAGTCGCTTCAAGTGTGCCATTGCAACGTAATGGTCAAAAACAAGATATTGCCAATGCAGCATTATTTTTAGCTTCCGATATGGCTTCTTATATCACAGGTGTTGTATTGCCCGTGGATGGTGGTTGGTCACTTGGAGGCGCCAGTATCGCAATGAACGAACTAGGCAGTTTAGCAGCAAAACACGGTTTATAA
- a CDS encoding DUF2058 domain-containing protein yields MANALQDQLLKAGLTSKQSVKNAKTQKRRDKKANVDDGSAVLKQQIAEQKQLQAKKDKQLNEQRFNEASEKGQVKGLISEFMKFAISIPKDAETKFNYTLDKKIFSVYINDKIQSQLLNGSLGIIRYEDKSYLVPHKLAVRVNLLVPQWCGYLWDSSAQDTVAQVADADDPYANYAIPDDLMW; encoded by the coding sequence ATGGCAAATGCATTACAAGATCAATTACTCAAAGCGGGTTTAACCAGCAAACAAAGTGTTAAAAATGCCAAAACGCAAAAACGTCGAGATAAGAAAGCCAATGTAGACGATGGCAGTGCGGTATTAAAGCAACAAATTGCAGAGCAAAAACAGCTGCAAGCTAAAAAAGATAAGCAGTTGAATGAACAACGTTTTAATGAAGCTAGTGAAAAGGGGCAAGTAAAAGGTTTAATCTCTGAATTCATGAAATTCGCTATTTCTATTCCAAAAGATGCAGAGACTAAATTTAATTACACCTTAGATAAAAAGATTTTTTCTGTCTATATTAATGACAAAATTCAAAGCCAATTATTAAATGGTTCATTGGGTATTATTCGTTATGAAGACAAAAGCTATTTAGTGCCTCATAAATTAGCTGTTAGAGTTAATTTATTGGTGCCGCAGTGGTGCGGATATTTGTGGGATTCGAGTGCACAAGATACTGTCGCACAAGTGGCTGATGCAGATGATCCATACGCTAATTATGCTATTCCTGACGATTTAATGTGGTAA
- a CDS encoding acyl-CoA dehydrogenase family protein, which produces MNPYQAPLKDMQFLLEDVFDATSTWQQLPELADMVDMETAVAILDEASKISRDLLHPINRSGDEQGVVQHGDQIITPDGFKEVYNQFSEGGWVGLCGDAEFGGMGMPKMLGILVDEMGYSACNSFVLYSSLTAGAALCINAHANDELKQTYLPNLYSGQWAGAMDMTEPHAGSDLRGIRTKAVPQADGTYAITGNKIFITGGDQDLTDNVIHLVLAKLPESKGISLFLVPKIKVNKDGSLGEANGVTVGSIEHKMGLKASATCVMNYDNAIGYLVGEPERGLVCMFTMMNYERLAIGIQGLGNAQAAYQMASEYAKERLQGVAAGTKPTGVSDPLIVHGDVRRMLLTIRAMTEAGRALSVLTAKQLDLAKYGEGEVKAKASQYVGLLTPVAKAFLTDRGLDATIMAQQVFGGHGYIRETGIEQLVRDTRIAQIYEGTNGIQAIDFLGRKVTGDNLATLTLFIEESLQTLKALTHVSEKHVAAVSARFNALLDTATYINDNKVTQPALINACAVDYLDAFGHTLYGYFWLIMADKSTNHVDKDFAIQKRYLADFYISKLLVKADYHLSQVNQGDASIMQMPAEMF; this is translated from the coding sequence ATGAACCCATACCAAGCGCCACTAAAGGACATGCAATTTTTGTTAGAAGACGTTTTTGATGCAACGAGTACGTGGCAACAATTACCAGAATTAGCTGATATGGTTGATATGGAAACTGCAGTTGCTATTCTTGATGAGGCCAGCAAAATTAGCCGTGATTTACTTCATCCTATTAATCGAAGTGGTGATGAGCAAGGTGTTGTCCAACATGGCGATCAAATTATCACTCCAGACGGATTTAAAGAAGTTTACAATCAGTTTTCTGAAGGCGGCTGGGTTGGTCTTTGCGGTGACGCAGAGTTCGGCGGCATGGGTATGCCTAAAATGCTGGGTATTTTAGTCGATGAAATGGGCTACAGCGCCTGTAACTCCTTTGTACTTTATAGCTCGCTCACCGCTGGTGCTGCATTGTGTATCAATGCCCATGCAAATGATGAATTAAAACAAACATACTTACCTAATTTATACTCTGGCCAATGGGCTGGTGCGATGGATATGACTGAGCCGCACGCGGGATCAGATTTACGTGGTATACGAACTAAAGCCGTCCCTCAAGCTGATGGCACTTATGCGATTACCGGTAATAAAATTTTTATCACAGGTGGCGATCAGGATCTAACCGATAACGTCATTCACCTAGTGTTAGCAAAATTACCTGAGTCTAAAGGTATTTCATTATTTTTAGTGCCTAAAATAAAAGTTAACAAAGATGGAAGTTTAGGCGAGGCTAATGGTGTAACCGTTGGTTCAATTGAACATAAGATGGGCTTGAAAGCCTCGGCAACTTGCGTGATGAACTATGATAATGCCATTGGCTATTTAGTCGGTGAGCCAGAGCGTGGTTTAGTCTGTATGTTTACCATGATGAACTATGAGCGCTTAGCCATTGGTATACAAGGGTTAGGAAACGCACAAGCAGCTTATCAAATGGCCAGCGAATATGCCAAAGAGCGTCTACAAGGTGTCGCGGCTGGCACTAAGCCAACCGGTGTATCAGATCCGCTAATAGTTCATGGTGATGTACGTCGTATGTTATTAACCATTCGTGCGATGACAGAGGCTGGGCGTGCACTATCGGTATTAACTGCTAAGCAACTTGATTTAGCTAAGTATGGCGAAGGTGAAGTAAAAGCCAAGGCTAGCCAGTATGTCGGCTTATTAACCCCAGTAGCGAAAGCATTTTTAACCGATAGAGGCCTAGATGCTACCATCATGGCGCAACAAGTTTTTGGCGGTCATGGTTATATTCGTGAAACAGGTATAGAACAATTAGTGCGTGATACGCGTATTGCTCAAATTTATGAAGGCACCAACGGCATTCAAGCTATAGATTTCTTAGGTCGTAAAGTAACAGGTGATAATTTAGCTACGCTAACGCTATTTATTGAAGAATCACTTCAAACGTTAAAAGCACTTACCCATGTATCTGAAAAACATGTTGCTGCTGTTTCTGCGCGATTTAACGCATTATTAGATACAGCCACTTATATTAACGATAATAAAGTGACTCAGCCCGCACTGATTAACGCCTGTGCTGTTGATTATTTAGATGCATTTGGCCATACATTATACGGTTATTTCTGGTTAATTATGGCGGATAAGTCAACTAACCATGTAGACAAAGACTTCGCGATTCAAAAACGCTACTTAGCTGACTTTTATATTAGTAAGTTATTGGTTAAAGCGGATTACCATCTATCGCAAGTTAATCAGGGTGATGCCTCAATTATGCAGATGCCGGCCGAGATGTTTTAA
- the dacB gene encoding D-alanyl-D-alanine carboxypeptidase/D-alanyl-D-alanine endopeptidase — translation MRLHRLLNLFITALLLTGLDCFAQAALTHTHIEQAIPEDQLHIAAIMNLIKPESSIIALSVWDLADNRSVFQQHSNALMNPASIQKLLTALVSAKQLGQSFQYRTQLLSEQRLNITNGKLKNDLYITFSGDPTLKQRHLIALIEQLKQAGIHTVDGNIHLIGHHQAQLQAPGWVWDDLGICYAAPVSSFIIDKNCVFARLSANGYNKKASLKVMGKKPIYIENEAVFTPYQKNALPCDLQLIRKDSNHYTLKGCYAGAKSLPLAIAINEPQGYAVNVIKAIFKQQKIALTGQVMVNATLPISNNNLQPIATHLSEPLPTLIDEMLLKSDNLMAEALLRTSAEAFKQEPLNFKQTTQALVVILQELGIELEIANIADGSGLSRYNLLSAEHVMAVLKVIATHQDYQYLLQSLPIAGIKGTLKYKRYFNKPPLKYKVMAKTGSMLGVSNLAGQFEASNGKKYLFVLIENGLSPKIKRKQKAPFSAILLQNLMDMPLVHYPKVDLPKEPSIP, via the coding sequence ATGCGTTTACATAGATTGCTGAACCTTTTCATTACTGCTTTGCTGTTAACTGGCTTAGATTGCTTTGCACAAGCAGCGTTAACTCATACTCACATAGAACAGGCGATTCCTGAAGATCAGCTGCATATTGCTGCAATAATGAATTTAATCAAGCCTGAGTCGTCAATTATAGCCTTAAGTGTATGGGATTTAGCGGATAATAGAAGCGTATTCCAACAACACTCAAATGCATTGATGAATCCTGCCAGTATACAAAAATTATTAACGGCTTTAGTGAGTGCAAAACAACTTGGGCAATCATTTCAATATAGAACTCAACTGTTAAGCGAGCAAAGACTAAATATCACTAATGGTAAATTGAAAAATGATCTTTATATTACTTTTTCTGGCGATCCAACCTTAAAGCAACGCCATTTGATTGCCTTGATTGAACAATTAAAACAAGCAGGTATTCACACTGTTGATGGCAACATACATCTTATTGGCCATCATCAAGCACAACTTCAAGCACCGGGTTGGGTGTGGGATGACTTAGGCATTTGCTATGCGGCACCAGTCTCAAGTTTTATTATTGATAAAAATTGTGTTTTCGCTAGGCTAAGCGCAAATGGCTATAACAAAAAAGCAAGCTTAAAAGTTATGGGTAAAAAACCGATATATATTGAAAACGAAGCCGTTTTCACTCCATATCAAAAAAATGCCCTTCCTTGCGACTTACAGTTAATAAGAAAAGACAGCAACCATTACACCCTTAAAGGTTGTTATGCTGGTGCTAAATCTTTGCCATTAGCTATTGCGATTAACGAGCCTCAGGGTTATGCCGTTAATGTTATCAAGGCTATTTTTAAGCAACAAAAAATAGCTTTGACAGGCCAAGTTATGGTTAATGCAACACTGCCTATATCAAATAACAATTTGCAGCCTATCGCCACACATTTGTCAGAGCCATTACCTACACTTATTGACGAGATGTTGCTTAAATCAGATAACCTGATGGCAGAAGCTTTATTACGAACTAGTGCCGAAGCGTTTAAGCAGGAGCCCTTAAACTTTAAGCAGACCACACAAGCTTTGGTCGTAATTTTACAGGAATTGGGTATTGAACTTGAAATAGCTAATATTGCTGACGGTTCAGGACTGTCTCGATATAATTTATTATCAGCAGAACATGTTATGGCCGTTTTAAAAGTCATTGCTACTCACCAGGACTACCAATACCTACTCCAAAGTCTGCCTATTGCGGGAATAAAAGGCACCTTGAAGTACAAGCGTTATTTCAATAAACCGCCGTTAAAATACAAAGTTATGGCGAAAACTGGCAGTATGTTAGGGGTATCAAACCTAGCGGGCCAGTTTGAGGCCTCTAATGGTAAGAAGTATTTATTTGTGTTGATAGAAAATGGTTTGAGTCCGAAAATAAAACGAAAACAAAAAGCCCCTTTTTCGGCTATTTTATTACAAAACTTAATGGATATGCCATTAGTGCATTATCCTAAAGTGGACTTGCCAAAAGAACCTTCTATACCGTAA